In Monodelphis domestica isolate mMonDom1 chromosome 1, mMonDom1.pri, whole genome shotgun sequence, the sequence GGTGTCCCCCCGCCTCCCCCGCCGCGTCCCGGGCTCGTTGCAGTCCCCTGGatgacctccccccccccccccccgcgcctCCTCAGCCACGGGCCCGGCCCCGCGCTCCCCCAGGCGGGGCGGGCCTCGCTCACCCTCAAGAGTCTCGCACTGCACCAGGTTGAGGTAATCCTGCTGGCTCAGCACCCCGGCCTTGAAGCCCCGGACCAAACCCTCCAAGTAGCCATTGTCCACGTTGAAGTAGAGCTCGGGGAAAGACGACATTATGGCGGCGGCAGTGGCTCCGGTAAGGTAACAAGGGGGAACTACGGTCGAACCGGAACCGGGCCGGGCATGTGATCCCGCCCCCCAAGAATCAGGTGATTCGCAGCCGGGGCGGTGGCTCTGACAGCTGGGTCAGATGACCGTCTCTGCGCCGGATCACATGACGCAAAAAGGGCGTGGCTAAAGCCAACTATTGGCTTATGAATGATTCCTGGCTTCACGGCGTACACTGCGCACGTGCAAATGGAATGGCTCATTGCGCGTGCGCGAAGCTTCGGCGTGCTGGATTCCTTATTCCCCGGGGAAAAGGGAATGGACTTTAGAGGATGGTTTCCCGGGAGAGAACGCCTGAATTCTCTACCTCGAGATCTGCGTCTCTTCTCCCTAGGCGCTATCTGTGGAAGAAGCATTGTCTCCCTTCCTGCACTCTAGGATGTGTAAGGAGGAGTGCTAATTTTAAAAAGGgtggtttggggatttttttgcTAATTAAATGAATTCTTTCCCGTCCCTCTAACCTGGAAGGAGCGATTGGAAGGTGAGAAAAGCTTCTTGAAGTAGTGGAAAGATACAAGCCACTAGGATAGTTGGTTTCTAGTCCCAGAGCTGCTAATTACTTGCTGTGTAGTCCTGAGCAAATTCCCTCCCCTCTGTGAGCCTCAACATCCTCTCAGCCCGATGTAAAGTGAGAAAGTCGTCTGATTTGCCTTTCTTAAGGCAGTTCCTTCCTGGCTGAGACCTTCGAAGGTCCGGCTCAGCTCTAATACTGATTCTGTGGGAAGAGATCAGTTTCTACTTATAAAATTTTACTTACAGCTTCCATCGCCAGGAAAAAAACCCAGGAAGACATTCTAGATGCATTCACATATTTGGAAGACTATCTTAATAATATgtccttaaggtttgcaaagcactttgcaaatattatctcattttgtcctcaggACAACCCTGTGAGTTAGGTCCTATTAttaaccctcattttacagtggagacaACTGAGGCAGAGAACTGCTCCATCAATGCCCACaaacagctggggagtgtctaaATCAgtatttgaactaaagtcttgcTAATTCTCAAGTCCTGTACTCAAATATAGTGCCCAGAtacaagcaaaggctggatgaccatttgttgggGATGTTTTGAGGGATTAGGAATTTGATCAGATAGCTAATGAAATTCCTTCAAATCTAACATTATTAGTTTGTCAGAGATCAATGCTTGTGTCTCCCACTGCTGCTAATGCAATTGATCACTATGGAAGACTTATAAATAACTTGGAAACATTTTTCTTCAAGTGCTGGGAAAAGAAAGGTCATGGTGCTGGTGTGCTGAGTATGTGGGAGAAATGAGGTAGGTCAGTAAAAGTTCCAGTGTGCTATTAGGAAAGAGACTACAGGAGAGATCAGTGGTGCAATAGAAAGGATCCTGGGCTTGGAGTCTGTTCCAGTGTGCTATTAGGAAAGAGACTACAGGAGAGATCAGTGGTGCAATAGAAAGGATCCTGGGCTTGGAGTCTAAgaagcttgggttcaaatctcaaccaATGGGCCAACTAACTTCCCTGAACCATATctttctcaactgtaaagtggggataataccTATCCTTCCCAAAGATATTTGTTTTTCAACTGAGTATCTTGGAAACCTCAAAGCTCTATGGAATTTCAAGTAGTTGTTACTGGCTAAATCAGAAGTGATGTGCAGGCAAACGAAATGGATAGATGTGTGGAAACGGCCAATTTTAGAAAGGTTGTCCCAGCGGAGATGGTATCTGCTTTCCGCCACCCATCCCCAGTCCTATTTACTAACCATGAACCTTCAGGTCAGCACCTTATCCCTATAACCATTAATTCTGTAACTACCCAGCCCCAAGACCAGTCAAAGTTTGCTCTTGTTTTGGACAGGACTCCTGAACCCTGGAGTAAGGAAAAGCCTCATAGCCATGGGTTTCCAGCTTTGCTCTCAGAACCCTTTATTGGTGTTTGTACATCCCTGGCCTCCCACTGCCCCTTAGCCTAGCCAAACTAGTTTCGGCTACAAGGGTAATTGGTGCTGATCTTGCGGCAATAGCAGAAGGCATTAAAGAAGCGGCAGTAGCAGGTGGCACATGGATCGCAGCAGGGGACCTGGTGACCCAGGCAAGACTCAAGAAGGCGAACACAGCGTCGTGGGGAGCGCTCTTCACGGTCCTGTAGGTCCAGCATCTGCAGAGGACGGAGAGAGGAGGATTCTGAGGCTAGGTCTACCAGCCTGGCAATGAACTCACTGCCTTCAAGTCCCCAGAGGGCGCCCAACGCCACCACATGTCACCCCTTCTATAGTCTCCTCAAATTTCAAAGggatgaagaaaaaaggagaatctTCAGCATTTCAAAGTTTATCGTTAGGAAattttgaactggaagggaccacCCTTAGTTCAAAACTTCCtctaccttcattttacagctgggaaaacagaggcagagagggcaATTTACTCAAGGCAACTATTGCCAGAAAGTTTGGAATAGATGATTACAATCCAGGAGGACCTCTGGCTATATTATACGTAGAAACAGTGGGATAGTCCTTGGTTTACTTCTGAAATTCACTAATTCTAGGAAAAATGCTGCTGGAATATGAAATATCCCTATTCTCCCAAGTTTTCTTTTACTATTCTTATCTCCTCCCTTAGTGaagctctttttttccccctcttcaaaTCCTACCCTGCTATTTAGTAAGGGCAGATGTAGTAGAgtacttttaaattttacaaaacacttcacctGCATTATTAATGTGTATGTTACAACAAAACTGTGAGCTAGGcactcctggattcaaatcaactCAACAAGTATAAAATTATTAGGGACCTACTATGTGATGTGCTatagaaggaaggattttaacccaggtcacTCCTGACCGGAACTTTCTTGTCATTAcaccatattttctccttttaattgtctttaatttctctgaacctcaatttcctcacctgtcaagTAAGAGGAACTAGACCAAGACaatctctaagatttcttcctaATTTACATTCTGGGACCCCAGGAGGAAAGAGTGGCTGAGTGTTTTATCCCTTCTGCCAGGAATTTATATCTTATGGGTTTTTTTCCTTACCCCAGGTGCCAGAGCTTCAGTATCTTGCATGAAGGATTCACCTGCCAGTTCTGAGGCCATCTGCTCCAATTCTGGTTGTATACCAGGGCCTGGCAGAAAAAGAAGAGGTGAAGGGCATTCAACCTACCTAGTACAGTCTAACCTAGTCTATGACAGGATCCCTGAAGTGGAATATTGGATAAAACtttgagaaaatgaaaaggaggtgggggtagggggacAAAGAGAGTCTAGCCCCAAGAGGAAATAGGGATTAGTTTTAAAGGTGGGCTACAGTCCCTAATTCCAATGTGATATggtggaaagagtattggatttggagacagagggGACCTGGATTCAATTCTTATCTACCCATGTAATCTTGAACAAAActgtttcattctctgtaaaatggtggaATAGGATAAATTATCTTAGAGGTCTTTTCTACCTTCTCAGGTGGGTGGACATCAATCTTGGGGGAAACGATTGTGTCTCCCACTGCAGCTAATGCTATTAGCCAATGATACAATGACACAAACATTTCTAATTGCTGGCTCTGTGGGCCTCAGAAAGAAAGATTTGCTCCCTTGGTTCTCCATAATTACCCAGATTTCAGTACTGACCTGAGAGTCCCAGAGAGGCAGCACCGGCTGAGTGCAAGAGCCCAGGGTACAGAGCTTGGCTTGACCTACTCAGTCTGGAGCCGATGGCATCTGGGTATTGCTGACTGGACGGGGCACTCAGGATGATGGGAAATCCCTGCAGCATGGCCCAGCTCAGCAGCAAAGCATTCAACATGGTCTGGCATATGCATTTGGAAAAGATGAATTCACTTTGTCCTACACAGGCTCCTAAGGTTCCTAGGTTTTATCAGAACCCCAGTCCATAGCACCTAGTCCCTAGCACCTAGTCCCTAGTGTCTCCTGTGATCTCCCAGAATTCACCCTCATGCCACCCCTTCTGCTCCATGAAGAAGTAaggccttttttccctttccctacaTGGGTTCCAAGATATTAATAATGGGGCTGGGGTCCCAAAGGTCACTCCCTCCCCCATGAAGAATTTAAGAAATTCATGCTGATGCCAGGAGTCTCACCGCCTATGATTTGTTCTTGTCCCTTTCCTTGTCCTCAGAGATATCCTCTTCTATCTGCCCTCCCCACATCCCCCCTGTTTATATAGCTGGGCCCTAATGAAGAGGCAGGTCACATGATTGCATGTTGGGATGGGGGAGTGAGGGAAGGTCACCCCTGGGCCAGAGACTCTCTCCCCTGAGGTCCCACCCCTCTCTATCCCTAGCATTGAGGGTGGGGTGGTGTCCTAGGTTGGGTAGTGCTAAGGGTAGCCCCTTGGGGTCTCTGTTCTCCCTTATCCCTGTTTTCAAAGCCCTATGTGTACTGAACCAAATATAGGGGTTCAGCCACCTTAGGATTTATCCTAAGAACCTCTGACAAGGGGGAGTCTGGGGTGCTCCACTCCACCTTTGAATAAAAAGGGAGAGCTTGGCAAATAAGAAATGGTCGTGTTTTTCaggatggtgggaggggggaaagcaGGAAAGGGAACAGAATAATGGAGGGGTGGGTGCCATAGAAGTGATTAGGAGTAATAAGGCAGGCTGACAGCAAAGAGCTTTTTAATTTATGGCCTTGGATTTTTCCACCCACAGTACATGGGAACTATATAATCAAGGCCCTGTGAAACCTGTTCCATTTCCTCAGCTTCCAGGAAATCAAAATGAATGAGAACTGTTGTTCCACattgggagagaaaaaaaccttGGGGCAGAGGAGATTAAAATGTGGGA encodes:
- the AGRP gene encoding agouti-related protein, which produces MLNALLLSWAMLQGFPIILSAPSSQQYPDAIGSRLSRSSQALYPGLLHSAGAASLGLSGPGIQPELEQMASELAGESFMQDTEALAPGMLDLQDREERSPRRCVRLLESCLGHQVPCCDPCATCYCRFFNAFCYCRKISTNYPCSRN